Within Vigna unguiculata cultivar IT97K-499-35 chromosome 2, ASM411807v1, whole genome shotgun sequence, the genomic segment CTGTCATGTTTATTCCTACCATGCCTACGACGGTCAGAACCTTTGGACAAAAAGGAAGGCTCTTGTTTAGACCTACTTTGATAATTCCTGTAACTGTCAGAATCTTCAGATAAATGCAAACTCTTGTGTCTGCTCCTTCTATGACCTTCTTCAGAGACCGAAGTTTCAGATGAACTTGACCTTACATGATCCTGCTTCTTTTTCTTTACcttaaccttttttttcttacgTCTCCTTTCTCCATCGTCAGATGATGCTTCACTATCTGAATTTATTTGTTGCCGCCTTTTGTGCTTACTCCTTTTGGACTTCTTTGGTTTCTTAGAAAAGTTGGTTAATAACTCAGGTATATTATCCATACCAAGAAAacctgaaaaaaataaacaataattatgatttCTTTTAGACGAACATCTGAGACTTAAAGGCATCCACCAAATAAGTTCAAAAGTAAGCTGCTAGCAGATACCTCCATACTCATCAAATATGTCCTCGGCAACTATCTGCTGGTTGGGATCATCAGGCTTGAAACCTCCACGAGGAGGACTGATTCCTGGCCTCTGCTTAAGCTCCCATTTTAGGGGCTGCATCAGTTGGcaaacatgataaaatatatgtcaatattatatatcatattttaggAGATAAAAAATAGTACACATCTTCAATCATCAAGGTTACAATTTCACAACACATAAAAATCCACTTCTCAATATCAAATTGAATGTACAATAAAGGACATTGGTGGGAGGCACGCTAAAAACACTGCAGAAATCTAAAGTTGTCCAGCTAATGCTGTTTTCTCAAATTCTTCCTGAATTCATATTCTCTGCCCTTCATCTATAAGAGGGAGATTTTTTCCCTTCCATGTTCTAAACTAACTTTTTCATTGAGATATGTACATgcttaatttgtattatttcaCACAGTATCTCACTAGAACATTTTCACTTTCATTTCATCTTTGACTAAAGTAAAACTAACTAACCCAAACACACCATCAGAGATTGCACATAGTCAACGATTGGTTGCAAGTGGATTTATGTCCCGAAGATCTTAAACTCATTAGAGATTGggattgaaataaagataaGCAGAAATGACAATTTTGCACAAGCCATTTTCAGCATATGTGAACAtcaatttgtaattaattttaccATGGCACAAGTTGTATTAATTCTATAAGGATAGGATAAGTATATTGCAATTCAATAGCTTCAAACAGTGAAATTGAACAGAATAAAAGAGTGaggaaataaaagaatacaaaaaacaTTCACTTTCAAAGTTCAAATTAATAAAcgtcaacaaaaaaaaaaatgattacaaAAATTTAACGAAACTATACTCTATTGACACAAGTGTAATCATTCACAGTCAAAGACTGAATTGCAAAATCTTCAAAACAATGGTTCAATTAAATTAGCAACTGACCTCTGTAGGATCTGTGTGAGCAAGGATAGCATTCAAGGGATCATCTCTTTTCAATCTGCTTTCCTCACTAGGCATTATAACATCCTTCAAGGGACATTCACGATCACCACTTTGGTGACCGTAGTTCCCACATCTTAAACATTTTACATTACGAACTTCAACTGCAAAAGGTTTCACCCTGGCAGGAACTCCTGTTTCCAGTCTAAAAACCATTCAGTTACTAAAAGCACAATTAAATAGGTTGACAAACGTTTATAGGATCTAACAGCAGCAACTAAACGTGAAGAATACACatccatttcaaaatatataaatacaaatttggttgtcatattcaataataaaaaataagaatagtTTTACCAATCTGTCAATTAACAAGAAACTGATCTAGGATGCACTTGATACACTACATATTTTGGTCACTTTCAACACATATATGGTGTATTAACATGTACCTCACATCCATGATGTAACAACTACAGATAATTTTTTCCCTGTACCCGACTAATAAGAAATGCTCAGTGTGATTGTTTGAAACTGTGGTGTTAACATCCAGAGTTGTTCTtaaaacaaagaagaaataaTAGTTTCCAGCAGTGAACTTATCACTTCCAATAAGTTTAAACTTCAAACCTACATGTTACGTTCACTAAAGGATGGCGTACACTTACGAAAAGTGGTTTGCACAAGTTTTAAAAACCATATTTTCACCAGCTTGAACTGaaataacaaaatagaaaaaccTTTGAAAAGACCAATAAGTCTACTCTATCCTTTCAAGTTTCAACATTGGATATAATATAGAATCCATCTTGGTCTAGAGCCTAAATTGGCAAATGTTGTACTTCATATTATCCTTATTTCAACTCTTAAATGTTCTGAAGTCATGCCCAACAAAATAGCAAGCCAATTATCCAAGTGATTCGATGACAAGTAATTTAAGTTTCTTTAAGTTTCACTCTGAGAAATGTTTGACCTATTTTAACCCATAATTGAGAAACCAACAAACGTGATCTCCACGAGCGGCAAAAAATGTAACTTTCTAAACTAAGACTCCATTATGCTTCTGGTTGGCGAAGATCAAGCAATccaaccaaattaaaataagcACATCACCagatagttttttaatattatataaaacctATGATCCACCAATATTTTACcgataattattaacgaaatatcTTATGTATAAAAGAATGTTACttttatgatgaaaataatttataatttttattctgaCAATGTTTAATACATTTGATTATAATTTggtaacaatcatatatttatcatattttttaaaaaattgtacaactTTTCAATAGGCATGTATcctatcttattattttcaaaataagctCCGCACTTCAGATACATGTTGTGTCGGAGCATAAAACACATTCATACGCAGGCCAGGCAATAATACAAACGCACAAACCACAGAAAATAACAGCAACTGGCATACCTTGGTGCATTTTTAAGAACTTCGAATTCTTCTTCTGTCGGAAGAGGCCGCCCAAAAACATCCTTGGGCCTCggttttttcttctcttcattcAAATTCGTACTCTGTGGTCTGCAAGGCAAGAAACACGAGTATATACAATCATACATGAACTCCAAGTGACATAATAATTCCATTACTATTTAACACAAAGTAAGCGACGGAAGAGGTTACATTGAAGAGGAAGGTCCATCATGAGCATCATCGTGTTGAGGTCCCTTGTCCATATCTTCTCGCTTCTTCTCATCATTCATCTCCGCAGCTTTGGCGCTTTCGGCATTGTAACCTGGAGGACGAACGTACATGAAACTAACAGCTTGCATAAGCTCCACCTACacaaaaccctaatttcaataACAAGCCACGAAGAAAATGAAACTATGAAACACGAGGAAAGAGAGGATGCGATGCGAAccttttccttctccttcttggaGATAAGAGCGGTTTGGCGAAAGAACTCCTGCTCCTGCGCGAACTGGAACCGCAAACAGAGAGTAATTAATTGGATGACGAATTGCTATAGAATGGCAGGAATCAAAGAAAACTTACCTCGCGAGAAACCTCTTCGACGCGGCGTTGGCGATTGGCGTGGGTTTGTTCGGCGATCCACTTGCGGCGTTGGTTGGGATAAGAGAGAGGATGCCATGGCTTCTGGTTGAGATAGGAGTGGCTCCAGGCGGTGCCGGATTTGGTCTTGTAATCAACTTCTCCGTTCGCGATTCGCTTGCTCAGCCTT encodes:
- the LOC114173659 gene encoding uncharacterized zinc finger CCHC domain-containing protein At4g19190; amino-acid sequence: MEGEEGGIRLSKRIANGEVDYKTKSGTAWSHSYLNQKPWHPLSYPNQRRKWIAEQTHANRQRRVEEVSREFAQEQEFFRQTALISKKEKEKVELMQAVSFMYVRPPGYNAESAKAAEMNDEKKREDMDKGPQHDDAHDGPSSSIPQSTNLNEEKKKPRPKDVFGRPLPTEEEFEVLKNAPRLETGVPARVKPFAVEVRNVKCLRCGNYGHQSGDRECPLKDVIMPSEESRLKRDDPLNAILAHTDPTEPLKWELKQRPGISPPRGGFKPDDPNQQIVAEDIFDEYGGFLGMDNIPELLTNFSKKPKKSKRSKHKRRQQINSDSEASSDDGERRRKKKKVKVKKKKQDHVRSSSSETSVSEEGHRRSRHKSLHLSEDSDSYRNYQSRSKQEPSFLSKGSDRRRHGRNKHDRRKHPYSSEDSDSQTDNQSRKNVQKRERKYTKKSKHDRRKHTYSSEDSDSQRDDQSRKNVSKHDRKDTKRRRSYSNEDSGPAFDHTDNKSRDVISYSSDSSHQRQPKFKQSSHKHPSTAYSDSKKHNINFGFDRYQGNQKSEAVQSDSPEDSHVDRDYQNIRIKPRYTPKYSEHPENDTDKQNRKKQYSSKDSSADGYNRSKKSRYERSYSSDYSDHREKHHESRRNYKR